In Plasmodium reichenowi strain SY57 chromosome Unknown, whole genome shotgun sequence, the genomic window ATCTAATTCATATTCTTTCTTGACTCTTtcatttgttatatatttaataaatttctcattttttttaaatatattattctcaTCATATTGGATCAATTCTTCTATTAAAACATCAAGACTTTTTTCATCAGCTTCcatatttaaatgatgtaataaataatgtgCACATTTTACAATTAGTTTATCAGGAACTCCTGAATATTTTCGAAAATAATTGATGAGTTTATTTATGTcttccatttttttataactCAATATATCatctaatattttttttacgTTTTCATCCTCAAGTATGTATTTTTCTATGTATGAAATATTAATCTTGTCATCGTCTTCATCTTTTCTAAAAGAATCATCACCAAATATAGTTTTCACCTCACCTTGCACTGTATCATTCGTATATTCTCTTAATATGTGTTGCCagttataattattttctgCATGTAACTGcaaatgtaaaatattgTTTAATAATTCATTGAAATCATCTTctataaataattcaatATCTTCTGAttcttttttgtatttcttatttttctcatataaatcattttgTACTGCTTTATTTGATGTATCTCTAAATAATGgtttttcttcttcttttaatattattacatcATTAAACCTATTtgtttcttctttatttatctttttagatatattatcatttgaTTCCTTcttaattaataatttgtCAACATTATTTGAAACatctttataattttcaaaCAAAAGATGTCTTAAATCTTTACCTACATATATCAATTTAGAATCAGCTTTTTTCctatcattataataatcaatGGATTTTTCTGTCAATTTTCCCATATCGTGTATCTCAGCTTCATCCATCTTTgatttcatattattcttttcattCAAATTATCAGTCAATACATCTAAATTAGGCAATTCATCATACTCACCCTTGGATGTTTCGACATTTTCGTCGtatgataatttatttaattcatcATCC contains:
- a CDS encoding exported protein (PHISTb) — its product is MNVTHSLKRLFLRYIFAILLGLFYIVVLNICKYDGKARLSKSFMSRCTRSLMRLEHIKEYFADYINNDKVHEPIVHLMDDPLKLIMYDNYVSLTNYGYSEDTYLDDELNKLSYDENVETSKGEYDELPNLDVLTDNLNEKNNMKSKMDEAEIHDMGKLTEKSIDYYNDRKKADSKLIYVGKDLRHLLFENYKDVSNNVDKLLIKKESNDNISKKINKEETNRFNDVIILKEEEKPLFRDTSNKAVQNDLYEKNKKYKKESEDIELFIEDDFNELLNNILHLQLHAENNYNWQHILREYTNDTVQGEVKTIFGDDSFRKDEDDDKINISYIEKYILEDENVKKILDDILSYKKMEDINKLINYFRKYSGVPDKLIVKCAHYLLHHLNMEADEKSLDVLIEELIQYDENNIFKKNEKFIKYITNERVKKEYELDFNIEKNDKKMNVFSNEKDFSINKDISSLKSYNICVKKCSDLWLRMMKNERGKFNHIITDLYRIY